Proteins found in one Nostoc sp. NIES-3756 genomic segment:
- a CDS encoding acyltransferase, with protein MLRSLNQPKHKPRLVGIDLFRGVSAFAVIVIHAGTLMRYSGLPMNNFTDTLIETSRFAVPFFLASSFYLMTKKLYVNEQQTSFISLLKSRSQRLLVPYFFWSLIYFALRVVKTLSESGSINSLFQDPVLLIFLGGASIHLYFLPLLFTGSFLIILAEYLVSRHINLTTLIFLAVVSMTIYEWQIISGNDFKFFVKFGVDCLAEANACSIAYLNIQNPVFPNYSNQIVRLLFVAIAWLIKCLPYTLLAMVLNHPRIKKITSSLNINYAISLLSLALGITTLWLLNLHNILPFPQSIYELGTAFSLLLCGIALSNKLPESDVIENLGVSSFGIYLIHYLILTIYVTAMPKVLPNIAILPPVVTMLLISTIGFVTSWLIVSNLMKIKIVSKNLFSA; from the coding sequence ATGCTGCGTTCTTTAAATCAACCAAAGCACAAGCCAAGGTTAGTAGGAATTGACTTGTTTAGAGGTGTATCAGCGTTTGCTGTCATTGTCATTCATGCTGGCACATTAATGCGTTATTCTGGTTTACCCATGAATAACTTTACAGATACTCTTATAGAAACTAGCCGATTTGCTGTCCCTTTTTTCTTGGCTTCATCGTTTTATTTAATGACGAAAAAGTTATATGTGAATGAACAGCAAACTTCTTTCATATCCTTATTAAAATCAAGGTCACAAAGGCTGTTAGTGCCGTATTTTTTTTGGAGCCTGATTTATTTTGCGTTGCGTGTAGTAAAAACCTTGAGTGAGTCGGGGAGTATTAATAGTTTATTTCAAGACCCAGTTTTGTTAATTTTTCTAGGCGGTGCTTCTATTCATTTATATTTTTTACCCCTACTATTTACAGGTAGCTTTTTGATTATCTTGGCTGAATATTTAGTCAGCCGTCATATCAATTTAACAACGCTGATTTTCCTAGCCGTAGTTAGTATGACTATCTACGAATGGCAGATCATATCAGGTAATGACTTTAAATTCTTTGTAAAATTCGGTGTAGATTGTTTGGCAGAAGCCAATGCTTGCTCCATTGCTTACTTAAATATACAGAACCCGGTATTTCCCAATTATAGTAACCAAATTGTGCGACTTTTGTTTGTGGCGATCGCCTGGCTAATTAAATGTCTTCCTTACACATTATTAGCAATGGTTCTGAATCATCCACGTATCAAAAAAATTACTAGTAGTTTAAATATAAATTACGCCATATCTTTGTTAAGTTTGGCATTGGGCATCACTACACTATGGTTATTAAATTTACATAACATTTTGCCTTTCCCCCAATCTATATATGAATTAGGTACTGCCTTCTCTCTACTACTGTGTGGAATTGCTCTTTCTAATAAACTACCAGAATCAGATGTTATTGAAAATTTAGGGGTATCTTCTTTTGGAATTTACCTCATTCATTACTTAATCCTGACAATATACGTCACTGCCATGCCTAAAGTCTTACCCAATATAGCAATCTTACCTCCTGTAGTGACTATGTTATTGATATCTACTATTGGCTTTGTGACTAGCTGGCTGATAGTATCCAACCTGATGAAGATAAAAATAGTATCTAAAAACCTATTTAGTGCTTAA
- a CDS encoding acyltransferase family protein, with protein sequence MGDNFLKTNNNYFKNQLSKYLYFIRGIAIILVVIGHVIGYNLTYGMRQVYNSNLSVLGWFCDLINTFHMPTFFVVSGIAFAAFSKKDISYKKFFTSKFQKLLIPLLVWCPPYFILQSLSKSKSFSFIDIIDSIIYPYEIFWFIHVLIFATLFAFLYFKNLQSVNFYLIVSISLFTLSVLLNNDRIQDYLFWNIFYAFGVFATKYLLPIETFLVKNRNVLTQVLLPCLCVSIMVICAYFLPKDANIDYLRLINGTIGFIFLYLISIQLIGNLENSSRKPTTTLNRIIESCQYCGAASIAIYLFHGYFTGLSRAILLKVTGLPHPIAYFAILSLMGIIGPLVIYEALRTRSKLFLYSIGGAK encoded by the coding sequence ATGGGCGATAATTTTCTGAAAACTAACAACAACTATTTTAAAAATCAATTATCAAAATACCTTTACTTTATTAGGGGGATAGCAATTATCCTCGTAGTTATAGGTCACGTCATTGGCTATAACTTGACATATGGAATGCGCCAAGTATATAACTCCAATCTTTCTGTGTTAGGTTGGTTCTGCGATTTAATTAACACCTTCCATATGCCTACTTTCTTTGTAGTATCTGGAATTGCTTTTGCAGCTTTTAGCAAGAAAGATATTAGTTATAAAAAGTTTTTTACATCTAAATTTCAAAAGTTACTCATACCTCTGCTTGTTTGGTGTCCTCCTTATTTTATTCTGCAATCTTTATCTAAATCAAAATCATTTAGTTTTATTGACATTATCGACTCAATTATATATCCATACGAAATATTCTGGTTCATACATGTTTTAATTTTTGCAACTCTATTTGCTTTCCTATATTTTAAGAACCTGCAATCAGTTAATTTTTATCTTATTGTATCAATCAGCTTATTTACCCTGTCTGTCTTATTAAATAACGACCGTATTCAAGACTATCTATTTTGGAACATATTTTATGCTTTTGGGGTTTTTGCCACTAAGTATTTATTGCCAATAGAAACATTTCTGGTGAAAAATAGGAACGTACTTACTCAAGTTTTGCTTCCATGCTTGTGTGTAAGTATTATGGTAATTTGTGCATACTTCCTTCCTAAAGATGCAAACATTGATTATTTAAGGTTAATTAACGGTACGATAGGCTTCATCTTTTTATATCTCATATCCATTCAGTTAATTGGCAATTTAGAAAACAGTAGCCGCAAACCGACGACAACTTTAAACAGGATTATAGAATCCTGTCAGTATTGCGGTGCAGCTAGTATAGCCATCTATTTATTTCATGGTTATTTTACAGGTCTATCAAGAGCTATTTTATTAAAGGTTACTGGTTTACCCCATCCCATTGCCTACTTTGCGATTCTTTCCTTGATGGGAATTATCGGCCCACTAGTTATTTATGAAGCCTTAAGAACCAGAAGCAAACTATTTCTTTACTCGATAGGAGGAGCAAAATAA